From Deltaproteobacteria bacterium, a single genomic window includes:
- the rlmB gene encoding 23S rRNA (guanosine(2251)-2'-O)-methyltransferase RlmB, with product METIKSSPQNICEVFATKSSLDWLRKTSLSDKLAKLKKPILEASKDAFEQAVPGLVHQGVVTTLNQRRLFSLKELIQISARSNASGIIVALDELQDPQNMGAVLRVAECGGVDGVIGTKRRSVGITPAVAKASAGASETMPISLVTNLNEALKELKNNGFWIIGTDAGKQANNLFETKLPSEPIVLVFGSEGKGLRRLVKEHCDIMLKIPLMGKIESLNVSQAASILLFEALRQRAFSSVKAKMK from the coding sequence ATGGAGACGATTAAATCGAGCCCTCAAAATATTTGCGAGGTTTTTGCGACAAAGAGTTCTTTGGATTGGTTGCGAAAGACTTCTCTTAGCGATAAACTTGCTAAGTTAAAAAAGCCCATCCTTGAGGCTAGCAAAGACGCGTTTGAGCAAGCAGTCCCAGGGTTAGTTCATCAGGGCGTAGTTACAACACTCAATCAGCGAAGACTTTTTAGCCTTAAGGAGCTAATACAGATTAGCGCTCGCTCAAATGCAAGCGGGATAATCGTAGCGCTGGACGAACTGCAAGACCCACAAAATATGGGTGCGGTACTTCGCGTTGCAGAATGTGGCGGTGTAGATGGAGTAATAGGAACGAAGCGCCGCAGTGTTGGCATAACCCCAGCTGTGGCAAAGGCTAGTGCTGGTGCAAGTGAAACTATGCCAATCTCGCTCGTTACAAATCTAAACGAAGCGTTAAAGGAACTAAAAAATAATGGTTTCTGGATCATAGGAACGGATGCGGGCAAGCAAGCCAATAATCTCTTTGAAACAAAGCTTCCCTCGGAACCAATAGTCCTTGTGTTTGGTTCCGAAGGAAAGGGATTAAGGCGATTAGTAAAGGAACATTGCGATATTATGCTAAAGATACCCCTCATGGGTAAAATTGAATCGCTAAACGTGAGCCAAGCCGCTTCAATATTACTGTTTGAAGCGCTTAGACAAAGAGCATTCTCAAGTGTTAAGGCAAAAATGAAATGA
- a CDS encoding flagellar biosynthesis anti-sigma factor FlgM — protein sequence MKNVLIDMDNFDSEKIENITRLSRTNVRARKGTLLKLQWLAERVRKIELIKKQLAEGTYHVDSREVSRAILSLDIKKSGKEDIDI from the coding sequence ATGAAAAACGTATTAATAGACATGGATAACTTCGACTCAGAAAAAATAGAGAATATAACTAGACTATCTAGAACGAATGTTCGAGCACGAAAGGGTACTTTGCTAAAGCTGCAATGGTTGGCAGAGCGCGTCCGAAAAATCGAACTAATAAAAAAACAGCTGGCCGAGGGCACGTATCATGTAGACTCGCGGGAAGTAAGCAGAGCTATACTGAGCTTAGACATTAAGAAATCTGGGAAGGAAGATATAGATATATAA
- the xseA gene encoding exodeoxyribonuclease VII large subunit translates to MENLKATLDWSKQTVTFSGPGTFRAKDAIKKLPAARWVGEKKVWVASLTSVSIGDLEKIFPDVIIEEVGEPSKECENSDECDGEAPAAASSSPLLSQAITVSELIAKIRDVILLAFPNRILVKGVIAKVTQPKHLYLELVDLENPSDHVSCFVWQEDIERVCKPLFERGFKLEPELDVMFEAIVGLNPRKGAISLSICSVVVEYTIGKIAAERDKTNERLKKEGLFGLNKKCKLSILPTKLGIITSSGGTVINDFLAALETARFGFELFWYKANVQGAGAKEQIINGLRVLGTLPGIDAILIFRGGGSPAELAIFNDYELAKQVCLCEVPVVSAIGHQEDQSSVQDVSYRGEGVPKDVGSFFASIVEDLRCRCRESISQMVKTVVHVAELAEASLGGAVSQIMRMCKRLIMSRTEVLELYRASLPTLARGLQINISRRLIDITRPMPALSSSIFVRERRSLKKVLGDIQLSSNMLMTYRFKQMAMTNRGLVRGYMFIFETGKLRLVKALDLPRLALQCLRFGELSLEKHEKSLRDMSPDVQLKRGFVLVRERGNGKYVLSGSELLKEQEIELQFHDTDRSAIIK, encoded by the coding sequence GTGGAAAATCTTAAGGCCACTCTCGATTGGTCGAAGCAAACAGTTACTTTTTCTGGCCCAGGGACTTTTCGTGCCAAGGATGCCATTAAAAAGCTTCCGGCAGCTCGCTGGGTGGGAGAGAAAAAAGTTTGGGTTGCGTCCCTAACCAGTGTCTCAATTGGCGATTTAGAAAAAATATTCCCCGATGTCATCATAGAGGAAGTCGGAGAGCCTTCTAAAGAGTGTGAGAATTCTGATGAGTGCGATGGCGAAGCTCCAGCTGCGGCAAGCTCTTCTCCCTTGCTTAGCCAGGCAATAACCGTCTCTGAGCTAATAGCTAAGATTCGAGATGTAATTCTACTGGCCTTCCCCAATCGCATTTTAGTTAAAGGCGTCATAGCTAAGGTCACTCAGCCCAAGCATTTGTATTTGGAGCTAGTGGATTTAGAGAACCCTTCGGATCACGTAAGTTGTTTCGTCTGGCAAGAAGATATAGAACGCGTTTGCAAGCCTCTTTTTGAGCGAGGGTTTAAGCTCGAACCTGAACTCGATGTTATGTTTGAGGCGATAGTTGGCTTAAACCCTAGGAAGGGTGCCATATCGTTATCCATCTGTAGCGTGGTAGTTGAGTATACGATTGGAAAAATTGCAGCGGAGCGCGATAAGACTAATGAGAGGCTAAAGAAGGAGGGTCTATTTGGGCTTAATAAGAAATGCAAGTTGAGCATTCTTCCAACAAAACTTGGCATTATTACAAGTTCTGGCGGGACTGTAATAAATGATTTTCTTGCCGCTTTAGAAACGGCACGTTTTGGTTTTGAGCTTTTTTGGTACAAGGCCAATGTTCAAGGTGCCGGAGCTAAGGAGCAAATCATCAATGGTTTGCGCGTTTTGGGCACGTTGCCTGGAATAGATGCGATTTTAATATTTCGCGGTGGTGGTAGTCCGGCTGAACTCGCAATTTTTAATGATTATGAGTTAGCAAAGCAGGTTTGTCTTTGCGAGGTACCAGTTGTGTCGGCCATCGGACACCAAGAGGATCAGTCCTCGGTTCAGGATGTAAGCTATAGAGGCGAGGGTGTGCCCAAAGATGTCGGTTCTTTTTTTGCTAGCATCGTGGAAGATCTTCGCTGTCGCTGTCGCGAAAGTATTTCGCAAATGGTTAAGACGGTTGTTCATGTCGCCGAACTTGCGGAGGCGAGTTTGGGAGGTGCAGTTTCGCAAATTATGCGTATGTGTAAACGGTTAATAATGTCGCGAACGGAAGTTTTAGAGTTATACAGAGCGAGTTTGCCGACTCTCGCGCGCGGTTTGCAAATTAATATATCGCGGCGCTTAATCGATATTACGCGACCTATGCCGGCACTGAGCTCTAGCATATTTGTGCGCGAGAGGCGTTCGCTTAAGAAAGTTTTGGGAGACATTCAACTATCGAGCAACATGCTGATGACTTATAGGTTTAAGCAGATGGCTATGACAAATAGAGGTTTGGTGCGTGGATACATGTTTATTTTTGAGACTGGCAAGTTGCGCCTTGTAAAAGCACTGGATTTACCTCGTCTAGCGTTGCAATGTTTGCGATTTGGAGAACTCTCGCTCGAGAAACATGAAAAATCTCTTAGGGACATGTCGCCCGATGTTCAGTTAAAAAGGGGTTTTGTACTGGTTAGAGAAAGGGGCAATGGCAAGTATGTTTTGTCGGGAAGCGAGCTTCTAAAAGAGCAGGAAATCGAATTGCAGTTTCATGATACCGATAGGTCAGCAATCATTAAGTAG
- the serB gene encoding phosphoserine phosphatase SerB — protein MAKILLLNISGEDKAGLTSSLTAILSEYDVEILDIGQAVIHNFLSLGLLVNIPEKEESSPVLEKFLFRAHELGLTVKFTPISVQQYDNWVSAENKSRFVLTILGRELNASEISSVTEVIAAFGLNIDVITRMSCRRPIAKYIDSECYCVEFAISGDIDDTGEIQSRLLDISNTSGIDIAFQADDLYRRNRRLIAFDMDSTLIQAEVIDELARAHGVLEEVSAITSAAMRGEIDFTESLKRRVKLLEGLDVSVLQQIADGLVLSEGAEKLSRILKALGYKLAILSGGFSFFGERLKDRLGFDYVYTNELEIQDGRLSGRCLGRIVDGQRKAELLSELAIKEGIKLEQTIAVGDGANDLPMLSAAGLGIAFHAKPIVKSRVKHSISTLGLDALLYFLGIRERERA, from the coding sequence ATGGCAAAAATATTACTGTTGAACATCTCTGGCGAGGACAAGGCTGGACTTACCTCATCCCTTACGGCAATACTTTCAGAGTATGATGTAGAGATATTGGACATTGGTCAGGCGGTCATCCACAATTTTCTTTCCTTGGGCCTGTTGGTCAATATCCCAGAAAAAGAAGAGTCATCTCCGGTTTTAGAAAAGTTTTTGTTTAGGGCGCATGAACTTGGGCTTACTGTGAAGTTTACGCCAATCTCCGTTCAGCAGTACGATAATTGGGTAAGCGCCGAGAATAAGAGTCGTTTCGTGCTCACTATTCTTGGACGAGAGCTCAACGCTAGTGAAATTTCGTCAGTTACGGAGGTAATTGCGGCTTTTGGGCTAAATATCGACGTCATTACTCGAATGTCCTGCCGTAGACCGATAGCTAAGTATATTGACAGCGAATGCTATTGTGTTGAGTTTGCCATTAGTGGGGACATTGACGATACCGGCGAAATCCAATCTCGGTTGCTGGATATTTCCAATACATCTGGCATAGACATTGCTTTTCAAGCAGACGATTTATATCGGCGCAATCGGCGCCTTATTGCATTTGACATGGATTCAACTTTAATTCAGGCAGAGGTTATAGACGAATTAGCCCGTGCTCACGGTGTATTGGAAGAGGTAAGCGCTATAACCTCTGCTGCCATGCGAGGGGAAATTGATTTTACGGAAAGCCTAAAGAGGCGAGTAAAATTGCTAGAAGGCCTGGATGTCTCTGTGCTTCAACAAATCGCCGATGGACTTGTTTTGTCGGAAGGGGCAGAAAAACTTAGTAGAATCCTTAAAGCGCTAGGATACAAACTAGCTATTTTGTCGGGTGGATTTTCTTTTTTTGGTGAGAGATTAAAGGATAGGCTTGGCTTTGATTATGTATATACAAATGAGCTAGAAATTCAGGATGGAAGATTGAGCGGCCGCTGTTTGGGGCGCATTGTCGACGGCCAGCGCAAGGCAGAGTTGTTAAGCGAATTGGCCATAAAAGAGGGGATTAAACTGGAGCAAACGATTGCCGTGGGGGACGGCGCAAATGATCTCCCCATGCTTAGCGCTGCTGGGTTAGGAATAGCGTTTCACGCTAAACCAATAGTAAAAAGTCGCGTTAAACACTCGATTTCTACCTTAGGGCTTGATGCGTTGTTGTATTTTCTTGGCATTCGAGAGCGCGAAAGAGCTTAA
- a CDS encoding MBL fold metallo-hydrolase, with product MKLTFLGAAGTVTGSKFLVEAGSRKILFDCGLFQGTKELRLRNWAEPPFDPLSLSAIVLTHAHIDHSGYLPLVVRRGYSGPIYCTAATFELLKLLLPDSAHLQEEEAFYANKSGTSKHHPAKPLYTEKDVEETLKLFKIIERDKQTEILPNVSVEPRCAGHILGSVSLTVDIFKKRITFSGDIGRYDTPLLPPPSPVDFGDLLLCESTYGNRIHGEGNVADELAQIVKAAVVRRGPLIIPAFAVGRTQTLLYYLAELERDGKIPIIPVYVDSPMAVDATKIYYNFRNDFDEESAKLMELGKIPLLTAKTSFCRAVQDSMALNHLKGPRIIISASGMATGGRILHHLKNWIHSEDTTVLFVGYQARGSRGSIIQSGAKYIRIFGEDIPIRAQVDTISGLSAHADRDELLKWLAESKGTPKQVRIIHGEPEASRAFANALKKKFNWDAAPATHMQTVEV from the coding sequence ATTAAACTTACGTTTTTAGGCGCAGCGGGAACCGTTACTGGGTCGAAGTTCTTGGTCGAGGCTGGCAGTAGGAAAATACTATTTGACTGCGGATTGTTTCAGGGAACCAAGGAGCTTCGCTTGCGCAACTGGGCGGAGCCGCCGTTTGACCCTTTGTCGCTATCGGCGATAGTTCTAACTCATGCACATATCGACCACAGTGGTTATCTCCCATTAGTTGTGAGGCGAGGTTATTCGGGGCCCATATATTGCACGGCGGCAACCTTTGAGCTACTAAAACTGCTCTTGCCCGACAGTGCGCATCTTCAGGAGGAAGAGGCATTTTATGCCAACAAGTCTGGGACTTCCAAGCATCATCCTGCAAAGCCACTATATACCGAAAAGGATGTCGAAGAGACGCTAAAACTTTTTAAGATTATTGAGCGCGATAAACAAACAGAGATTCTTCCCAACGTATCAGTGGAGCCTCGCTGCGCCGGTCATATTTTAGGTTCGGTGTCGTTGACTGTCGATATTTTTAAGAAGCGAATTACTTTTTCAGGCGATATTGGACGCTACGATACGCCATTGCTACCACCCCCTAGTCCGGTTGATTTTGGCGATTTATTGCTCTGCGAGTCAACGTATGGAAACCGCATACATGGCGAAGGGAACGTCGCAGACGAGTTAGCGCAAATAGTGAAAGCTGCTGTAGTCAGGAGGGGGCCACTAATTATTCCCGCATTTGCCGTAGGGCGTACACAAACTTTACTCTACTACCTAGCCGAACTTGAGCGCGACGGGAAAATACCCATTATCCCGGTCTACGTCGATTCGCCCATGGCAGTAGATGCTACTAAAATTTATTACAACTTTCGGAATGATTTTGATGAAGAGAGCGCAAAGCTAATGGAGTTGGGAAAGATTCCGCTATTAACTGCAAAGACTTCCTTTTGTAGAGCTGTGCAGGATTCCATGGCGCTAAATCATTTAAAGGGCCCAAGGATCATTATTTCTGCTAGCGGTATGGCTACTGGAGGCCGCATCTTGCATCATTTAAAGAACTGGATTCACTCAGAGGATACTACGGTGCTTTTTGTGGGATACCAAGCACGAGGTTCACGCGGAAGTATAATCCAGTCGGGAGCAAAGTATATTAGGATTTTTGGAGAAGATATTCCCATTAGGGCACAAGTAGACACTATATCCGGACTTTCTGCCCACGCCGATAGAGATGAGTTGTTAAAATGGCTAGCCGAATCCAAGGGAACGCCAAAGCAGGTTAGGATAATTCACGGTGAACCCGAAGCAAGTCGTGCTTTTGCTAATGCACTAAAAAAGAAATTTAACTGGGACGCGGCGCCTGCTACTCATATGCAGACAGTTGAGGTTTGA
- a CDS encoding Glu/Leu/Phe/Val dehydrogenase yields MPLFANALSQLDLALAHVQLSPDTIALLKHPKAVHIFAIPVRMDNGALKFFTGYRVLYDDSRGPGKGGIRFHPDVNLDEVQSLAFWMTFKCAAVNLPFGGAKGGVRVHPKNLSKLELERLSRGYINAVADVIGPDRDIPAPDVYTNETIMGWMSDQYKIIKREHIPAVITGKPLSLGGSLGRADATARGGFYVLESLKKGLGLDKPHPTMAIQGFGNAGYNFAKLASDAGYRVVALSDSKGGIYKKDGLDAPSVYKIKHETNQLQAVYCKGSVCEVLEYEHITNEQLLELEVDVLVPAALEGQVTAKNANNIKASIVLELANGPTTPEADKILFDKGVVVIPDILANAGGVTVSYYEWVQNRAGYYWTANEVYSKLEVAMNQSAKLVDNIRKEKHCSMRTAAYVLALRRVASAIEEKGTQEYFLKNGPS; encoded by the coding sequence ATGCCATTGTTCGCCAATGCTCTTTCGCAACTCGATCTAGCACTAGCACATGTACAGTTATCGCCCGATACCATAGCTTTGCTAAAGCACCCGAAAGCTGTTCACATCTTTGCCATTCCAGTGCGCATGGACAATGGTGCTTTAAAATTTTTCACGGGCTATCGAGTTCTCTATGACGATTCTCGGGGCCCAGGCAAGGGCGGGATTCGATTTCACCCGGATGTAAATTTAGATGAAGTGCAGTCACTCGCGTTTTGGATGACATTTAAATGCGCTGCAGTTAACTTGCCATTTGGCGGAGCTAAGGGCGGAGTTCGCGTACACCCAAAAAACTTATCAAAGCTGGAACTCGAAAGGTTAAGTCGCGGTTATATCAATGCCGTAGCGGATGTAATCGGACCCGACAGAGATATCCCGGCGCCAGATGTCTACACAAATGAAACAATTATGGGTTGGATGTCGGACCAATATAAAATTATCAAGAGAGAACACATACCAGCCGTCATAACCGGCAAACCCCTATCACTAGGAGGCTCTTTGGGGAGAGCAGACGCCACTGCGCGGGGCGGATTTTATGTGCTCGAATCGCTAAAAAAGGGGCTCGGCTTAGACAAACCCCATCCTACAATGGCTATTCAGGGTTTTGGCAATGCTGGGTATAATTTTGCTAAACTTGCTAGTGACGCAGGTTATAGAGTGGTCGCACTTAGCGACTCCAAGGGCGGCATTTACAAGAAGGACGGCTTAGATGCTCCAAGCGTTTATAAAATTAAACACGAGACTAACCAACTACAAGCAGTATATTGCAAGGGCTCGGTATGCGAAGTGCTCGAATACGAACACATTACGAATGAGCAACTTCTAGAGCTAGAGGTCGATGTCTTAGTCCCCGCAGCCTTAGAGGGTCAGGTTACTGCCAAGAATGCAAACAATATAAAGGCAAGTATTGTGCTTGAACTCGCCAATGGCCCCACGACGCCGGAGGCCGATAAGATTCTTTTTGATAAGGGCGTAGTGGTAATTCCAGACATCTTGGCTAACGCGGGAGGGGTAACTGTCAGCTACTACGAGTGGGTACAAAACAGGGCTGGCTATTACTGGACGGCAAACGAGGTGTACTCTAAATTGGAAGTAGCGATGAATCAAAGCGCAAAATTAGTGGATAACATCCGCAAGGAGAAGCACTGCTCTATGCGAACGGCTGCCTATGTGCTAGCACTTAGGCGCGTTGCCTCGGCTATTGAAGAAAAGGGGACTCAGGAGTATTTTCTTAAGAATGGTCCAAGCTAA
- the trpS gene encoding tryptophan--tRNA ligase: MSKTIAKRVFSGVQPSGTQVHIGNYFGAMKHFVELAKEHETIICIVDLHALTSVKSASDLRSHSASLAAAYLAIGIDPRQAIIFRQSDVPEVCELAWYLACHFPLGLLERAHAVKDAKAKNININSGVMFYPILMAADILLYKASLVPVGADQKQHVEMTRDVAERFNLQFGSIFPVPEALITEETGVIRGIDGRKMSKSYDNFIGLFEEPSAMRKKVMRIVTDSKSVEDVKDPEQCNVFQMFKLFASKEACENLARQYREGGMGYGVAKKELFDIMQLALSPFREKYNHWVSQKDELEDILLDGAKRARKIATQTISAVRLTLGTGSLKASKT; this comes from the coding sequence ATGAGCAAAACGATAGCTAAGAGAGTATTTTCGGGGGTGCAGCCGTCTGGAACACAGGTTCACATTGGAAATTATTTCGGAGCGATGAAGCATTTTGTCGAACTTGCAAAGGAACACGAGACAATTATTTGCATAGTTGACCTACATGCGCTTACTTCGGTAAAGAGCGCTTCCGATCTTAGATCTCACTCCGCCTCTCTTGCGGCCGCTTATTTAGCAATCGGCATTGATCCAAGGCAGGCCATTATCTTTCGCCAATCGGATGTGCCGGAAGTTTGCGAACTCGCGTGGTATTTAGCCTGTCATTTTCCACTGGGATTACTCGAGAGAGCACATGCAGTAAAAGATGCCAAGGCAAAAAACATTAACATTAATTCGGGTGTAATGTTTTACCCGATATTAATGGCGGCAGATATACTATTGTACAAAGCAAGTCTCGTCCCTGTGGGTGCCGATCAAAAGCAACACGTGGAGATGACGCGAGATGTGGCCGAGAGATTTAATTTGCAGTTTGGTTCCATATTCCCTGTCCCGGAGGCACTCATAACCGAGGAGACCGGTGTAATTAGGGGAATAGATGGTCGAAAAATGTCAAAGAGCTATGACAACTTCATAGGCTTATTTGAAGAACCTTCTGCTATGCGAAAAAAGGTAATGCGAATAGTTACGGACTCAAAGAGCGTAGAGGACGTTAAGGATCCCGAGCAATGCAACGTATTTCAAATGTTCAAACTTTTCGCTAGCAAGGAAGCTTGCGAAAACCTCGCTAGACAATATCGAGAAGGTGGCATGGGATACGGAGTGGCAAAAAAGGAGCTCTTTGACATTATGCAGCTTGCCCTTTCGCCGTTTCGAGAAAAGTACAATCACTGGGTATCACAAAAAGACGAGCTTGAAGATATTCTCCTAGACGGCGCTAAGCGCGCGCGAAAAATAGCGACACAAACAATCTCTGCGGTTAGACTAACCCTAGGAACCGGCTCACTCAAGGCAAGTAAAACATGA
- a CDS encoding alginate export family protein: protein MMNRASRKSARVVKSLCAVGMFSVCAYSQALAADDVASASNVAEFFKNGKAYISGRYRYEFVDQDDFDNDAKASTLQTRLGYKTANFMGFKGLLEVEDVTEIGKDLYNSTVNGRTDRPVVADPQGTEVNQAYIGYHGVPDTAVTFGRKQIVLDNVRWIGDVAWRQNNQTFDSATLSNTSVPGLNLQYGYIFNANRIFGDGSPVGDVESNSHLVNAKYTGCSLGALAAYAYMLDLEDLPAVSSNTFGARFDGKYGVTDLLSLLYDLEYAFQMDHGDNPTDYDAHYYRAEAGAGAYGFTLKGGFESLGSDEGDIAVSAPLSTTHVWNGWADKFVSTPADGLQDAYGLLGYQVSGVHELVDGLALTLVYHYFSSDEGSTDYGTEWDFNIQKALFEHYMVGIKYANYNADEFATDTQKVILTLGASFNQA, encoded by the coding sequence ATGATGAATAGAGCTTCGCGTAAAAGTGCTCGAGTAGTTAAAAGTCTGTGTGCTGTAGGCATGTTTAGTGTCTGTGCATACTCACAGGCTCTAGCTGCGGATGACGTCGCAAGTGCGAGTAACGTGGCAGAGTTTTTTAAGAACGGCAAGGCGTATATTAGCGGCCGATATAGATATGAGTTTGTAGACCAGGATGACTTTGACAATGATGCTAAAGCCTCTACCTTGCAAACTCGATTGGGGTATAAGACGGCAAACTTTATGGGGTTTAAGGGTTTGTTGGAAGTTGAGGATGTAACTGAGATTGGTAAAGATTTGTACAATAGCACTGTCAATGGTAGGACAGACAGGCCGGTAGTAGCTGATCCTCAGGGGACAGAAGTTAATCAGGCATATATAGGCTATCATGGCGTGCCCGATACGGCTGTAACTTTTGGTAGAAAGCAGATAGTGCTCGATAACGTCCGTTGGATAGGAGATGTTGCATGGAGGCAAAATAATCAGACATTTGATTCGGCAACTCTAAGCAATACGTCGGTTCCAGGACTTAACTTGCAGTACGGATACATATTTAACGCAAACCGCATATTTGGCGATGGCAGTCCAGTTGGAGATGTTGAGTCAAATTCTCATCTCGTAAATGCCAAGTACACTGGTTGCTCCTTAGGAGCTTTGGCAGCGTATGCGTATATGTTAGATCTAGAAGATTTGCCAGCAGTGTCTAGCAATACTTTTGGAGCTCGTTTTGATGGAAAGTACGGAGTAACTGATCTATTGAGCTTGCTCTATGACCTAGAGTACGCTTTCCAAATGGATCACGGCGATAATCCAACTGACTATGATGCGCATTATTATCGCGCAGAGGCTGGTGCTGGTGCTTATGGGTTCACCCTAAAGGGTGGGTTTGAGAGCTTGGGCAGCGACGAGGGTGATATTGCAGTATCGGCTCCTCTTTCAACGACACATGTGTGGAATGGTTGGGCCGATAAATTTGTATCGACTCCAGCAGATGGGTTGCAGGATGCCTATGGTTTGCTTGGGTATCAAGTGTCTGGAGTTCATGAGTTAGTTGATGGCTTAGCTCTCACTTTGGTATATCATTACTTCTCTTCGGATGAAGGAAGCACTGATTACGGAACAGAGTGGGATTTTAACATCCAGAAGGCACTTTTCGAGCATTATATGGTTGGTATAAAGTATGCTAACTACAATGCTGATGAGTTTGCCACAGACACTCAAAAGGTAATACTCACCTTGGGTGCAAGCTTTAATCAAGCTTAA
- a CDS encoding exodeoxyribonuclease VII small subunit, with the protein MASEVNKNKFEENFNKLESLSQELQDNKVTIDQLVPRMKDALAAFKICKDVLRHTKVQLTEITSEFSAFSDESTDEISKEVASDS; encoded by the coding sequence ATGGCTAGTGAAGTTAACAAAAATAAGTTTGAGGAAAATTTTAATAAACTCGAATCTCTATCCCAGGAACTACAGGATAATAAGGTTACTATAGATCAGTTAGTGCCTAGGATGAAGGATGCTTTAGCTGCTTTTAAAATATGTAAGGATGTTTTGCGTCACACTAAGGTGCAGCTAACTGAGATAACGTCGGAATTTTCCGCTTTTAGCGATGAGTCTACGGACGAAATCTCCAAAGAAGTGGCTAGTGACAGCTAG